Proteins encoded by one window of Nocardia goodfellowii:
- a CDS encoding acetyl-CoA carboxylase family protein, with the protein MKVVIANRGEVAVRVLRTARERGYTTYALCTAAESSALPARLADEVVLLPGTGAAAYSDVAAVVEAAAAAGPGAVVHPGYGFLSENADFAAACAAAGLVFAGPDPAALRIFADKLTARQAALEAGLPVLAATAADPGLPAIQALLAEHPHGVMIKATHGGGGRGQRVVRAAGEVADAYERCRSEALASSGNGTLYAEALAPGARHIEVQVIGDGTRAAALGDRDCSVQRRRQKLIEIAPAPNLAAAPRNQLHADAVRLAESVGLRGLATVEFLVRDDEAWFLEVNPRLQVEHTVTEETIGLDLVAAQLDLAQGGTLDELQLPDTAPRGFAIQARVNAELVTPGGDLLPSTGTLTHFTAPTGAGVRVDTAAQPGLRVGAHFDSLLAKVIARGTSYPAALRRCADALAETVIAGVDTNAPLLQAVLDQLGEAGPVSTSWFEQNAEKLIADAASYAPIPVDASSQPENRSTPDLLDGEQALRSPMGGTIVSIAAPGTLVAAGGEVAVLEAMKMEHVLRAETPLLVRRAFAAAGAIVDPHALLVSWTAAEHDGTGSATTEIDLDAIRPDLAEVRERHRAGHDDARPEAVAKRHRLGRRTARENIADLVDEGSFREYGALAIAAQRQRRNDADLIANTPADGLIAGVATIDSARAVVLSYDYTVLAGTQGMRNHGKADRMLEQAHQQQLPVVFFTEGGGGRPGDTDYTGVSGLEVTTFRAMGALSGRVPLIGIVSGRCFAGNAALLGMCDVVIATPDANIGMGGPAMIEGGGLGVYAPEDIGPIEVQRRNGVVHVVARDEAHAVEVARRYLAYFRGGVADWTAPDPRLARHVVPENRLRAYDVRAAIEAVVDVDSVLELRADWGIGVVTALARVEGRPLGLIANNGHHLGGAIDAPAAEKLSAFLRLCDAHGLPIVSLCDTPGFMVGPEAEREATVTKFARLFIDSAALSVPFGTVVLRKGYGLGAQAMAAGSFRSPRFVIAWPTGEIGGMGLEGAVRLGFRRQLEAIEDLAERQRTFDAMVQFAYANSKALNAAAVLELDDVIDPADTRRWITTLY; encoded by the coding sequence GTGAAGGTAGTGATCGCCAATCGGGGCGAAGTCGCGGTCCGGGTGCTGCGCACCGCCCGGGAGCGTGGATACACGACGTATGCGCTGTGCACCGCGGCCGAAAGCTCGGCGCTGCCGGCCCGGCTCGCCGACGAGGTGGTGCTGCTACCCGGTACGGGAGCAGCGGCGTATTCGGACGTGGCGGCGGTGGTCGAGGCGGCCGCCGCGGCCGGGCCGGGTGCGGTGGTCCACCCGGGATACGGATTCCTCAGCGAGAACGCTGATTTCGCGGCGGCCTGCGCGGCCGCGGGACTGGTGTTCGCCGGGCCGGATCCGGCGGCGCTGCGGATCTTCGCGGACAAACTCACGGCCCGGCAGGCGGCGCTGGAGGCAGGTCTGCCGGTCTTGGCCGCGACGGCCGCCGACCCCGGCCTGCCCGCGATCCAAGCGCTGCTCGCCGAGCACCCGCACGGCGTGATGATCAAAGCGACGCACGGTGGCGGCGGGCGTGGTCAGCGCGTCGTCCGCGCCGCCGGCGAAGTGGCGGACGCCTACGAGCGCTGTCGATCCGAGGCGCTCGCCAGTTCCGGCAACGGCACCCTCTACGCGGAGGCGCTCGCGCCCGGCGCCCGGCACATCGAGGTTCAGGTCATCGGGGACGGAACCCGCGCGGCGGCGCTGGGTGATCGCGATTGCAGTGTGCAGCGCCGCCGACAGAAGCTCATCGAGATCGCACCCGCGCCGAATCTCGCTGCCGCGCCGCGGAACCAGTTGCACGCGGATGCCGTCCGGCTCGCCGAGTCGGTCGGCCTTCGTGGACTGGCCACCGTCGAATTCCTGGTCCGCGACGACGAGGCATGGTTCCTGGAAGTCAATCCGCGCCTGCAAGTCGAGCACACGGTCACCGAGGAGACCATCGGGCTCGATCTGGTCGCGGCGCAATTGGATCTCGCGCAGGGCGGCACGCTCGACGAACTCCAGCTGCCGGATACCGCACCGCGCGGCTTCGCGATTCAGGCCCGGGTGAACGCCGAGCTCGTCACGCCCGGCGGCGACCTGCTGCCGAGCACCGGGACGCTCACCCATTTCACCGCGCCGACCGGTGCGGGCGTCCGAGTCGACACCGCGGCCCAGCCGGGCCTGCGCGTAGGAGCGCACTTCGATTCGCTGCTGGCGAAGGTGATCGCTCGCGGGACGTCGTATCCCGCCGCGCTGCGACGATGTGCGGACGCGCTGGCGGAGACCGTGATCGCCGGAGTGGATACGAACGCGCCTCTGCTTCAGGCGGTCCTGGATCAGCTCGGGGAAGCCGGACCGGTATCCACCTCCTGGTTCGAGCAGAACGCGGAGAAGTTGATCGCCGACGCCGCGAGCTATGCGCCCATCCCGGTCGATGCGTCTTCGCAGCCCGAAAACCGTTCCACCCCAGACCTTTTAGATGGCGAGCAGGCCCTCCGCTCCCCGATGGGCGGCACGATCGTCAGCATCGCCGCACCGGGCACACTCGTCGCGGCCGGCGGCGAGGTCGCAGTGCTGGAAGCGATGAAAATGGAGCACGTGCTGCGCGCCGAGACGCCGCTGCTGGTGCGGCGCGCCTTCGCCGCCGCCGGAGCGATCGTCGACCCGCATGCGCTGCTCGTCAGCTGGACCGCCGCCGAGCATGACGGAACCGGCTCCGCGACAACCGAAATCGACCTCGACGCGATCCGCCCCGACCTGGCCGAGGTGCGCGAACGGCACCGCGCCGGCCACGACGACGCGCGACCGGAGGCGGTCGCCAAACGCCATCGACTGGGCCGGCGCACCGCCCGGGAGAACATCGCCGACCTTGTCGACGAGGGCAGCTTCCGGGAATACGGCGCGCTCGCGATCGCCGCGCAACGGCAGCGCCGCAACGACGCCGACCTCATCGCGAATACCCCCGCGGACGGCTTGATCGCCGGTGTCGCCACCATCGACTCCGCGCGTGCGGTCGTGCTGTCCTACGACTACACCGTCCTCGCCGGGACCCAGGGGATGCGCAACCACGGCAAGGCCGACCGGATGCTGGAACAGGCGCACCAGCAACAACTCCCGGTGGTGTTCTTCACCGAGGGCGGCGGCGGACGGCCCGGCGACACCGACTACACCGGCGTCTCGGGTCTGGAGGTCACCACCTTCCGCGCCATGGGCGCGCTGTCCGGGCGAGTGCCGTTGATCGGCATCGTGTCCGGTCGCTGTTTCGCCGGGAACGCCGCGCTGCTGGGCATGTGCGACGTCGTGATCGCCACTCCGGACGCCAATATCGGGATGGGCGGCCCCGCGATGATCGAGGGCGGCGGGCTGGGGGTGTACGCGCCCGAGGACATCGGGCCGATCGAGGTGCAGCGGCGCAACGGCGTGGTGCACGTGGTGGCCCGGGACGAGGCGCACGCCGTCGAAGTCGCGCGACGCTACCTGGCCTACTTCCGCGGCGGCGTGGCCGACTGGACCGCACCGGACCCGCGACTGGCCCGGCATGTGGTGCCGGAGAACCGGTTACGCGCCTACGACGTGCGGGCCGCGATCGAGGCCGTCGTCGATGTGGATTCGGTGCTGGAACTGCGGGCGGACTGGGGAATCGGTGTCGTCACCGCCCTGGCCCGGGTCGAAGGACGGCCGCTCGGATTGATCGCGAACAACGGCCACCATCTCGGCGGAGCCATCGACGCACCGGCCGCCGAGAAGCTCAGCGCGTTTCTGCGGCTGTGCGACGCGCACGGCCTGCCGATCGTCTCGCTCTGTGACACACCGGGTTTCATGGTCGGGCCGGAGGCCGAACGGGAAGCGACCGTCACCAAGTTCGCCCGGCTGTTCATCGACAGCGCCGCCCTGTCGGTCCCCTTCGGCACCGTCGTCCTGCGTAAGGGGTACGGGCTGGGCGCCCAGGCGATGGCGGCGGGCTCCTTCCGCAGTCCACGCTTCGTCATCGCCTGGCCCACCGGCGAAATCGGCGGCATGGGCCTGGAAGGCGCGGTGCGGCTGGGCTTCCGCCGACAACTCGAAGCGATCGAAGACCTCGCCGAACGCCAGCGCACCTTCGACGCCATGGTGCAATTCGCCTACGCCAACAGCAAGGCGCTCAACGCCGCGGCCGTCCTCGAACTCGACGACGTCATCGACCCGGCCGACACCCGGCGCTGGATCACGACCTTGTACTGA
- a CDS encoding PucR family transcriptional regulator, with translation MTVDTSHNPGRTRTGTSLAEPLRNVRALSREMVNHFLETVVACRTLPGESLDGDVTSVTRVCLELAVSMLDGTNAPEKIRRLEHTAAQWAREGVPIDTVHRAMHEGFRLGLDLVVTNAATGYTEDGDQDLLVLRRGDYDDLVGGARIVVDILDTMTTAVSKAYVRELRSVIREHHHGVHTMTSALLAGHPTSTMARESGIEIAARYHVLALSIPPHPEEANPAVDRTVVARRKLRRVQAALAAVGDTVLSLLSVDGGTLLIPDTADLVDLDRLVATLSQAGQVPITAAVVAAAAADIPTASDQAHQLLDMVQRLRLERGLYRFDDLALEYQLTRPGPGREQLCTLLDPLDAHPELLGTLHLHISNNLNRQRTAHALHVHTNTVDYRLKRIAAITGFDPSQASGLWYLRSALVARSYRDQPDTAKPVPHR, from the coding sequence ATGACCGTGGACACATCGCATAATCCGGGCCGGACGCGCACCGGAACATCGCTGGCCGAGCCGCTCCGGAACGTCCGCGCCCTGTCCCGGGAGATGGTCAACCATTTCCTGGAGACGGTGGTCGCGTGCCGCACCCTGCCCGGAGAATCGCTCGACGGCGACGTCACCTCCGTCACCCGCGTGTGCCTGGAGTTGGCGGTCAGCATGCTCGACGGCACCAACGCGCCGGAGAAGATCCGCCGGCTCGAGCACACCGCGGCACAGTGGGCGCGTGAAGGCGTGCCGATCGACACCGTGCACCGCGCCATGCACGAAGGGTTCCGCCTCGGACTCGATCTCGTCGTCACGAACGCGGCCACCGGCTACACCGAGGACGGCGACCAGGATCTGCTGGTGCTGCGCCGCGGCGACTACGACGATCTCGTCGGCGGGGCGCGCATCGTCGTCGACATCCTCGACACCATGACCACCGCCGTCTCGAAAGCCTATGTGCGGGAACTTCGTTCGGTCATCCGGGAACACCACCACGGTGTGCACACCATGACTTCCGCCCTGCTGGCCGGGCATCCCACCTCCACCATGGCCCGCGAATCCGGCATCGAGATCGCTGCCCGGTACCACGTACTCGCGCTGTCCATCCCCCCGCATCCGGAGGAGGCCAACCCCGCGGTGGACCGCACGGTGGTCGCCCGCCGCAAACTGCGGCGCGTCCAGGCCGCGCTCGCCGCCGTCGGCGACACCGTGTTGTCGCTGCTCAGCGTCGACGGCGGGACCCTGCTCATTCCCGACACCGCCGACTTGGTGGACCTGGACCGGCTCGTGGCTACGTTGTCCCAGGCCGGGCAGGTGCCGATCACCGCGGCCGTGGTCGCCGCGGCGGCGGCCGACATCCCCACCGCCTCCGACCAAGCCCACCAACTGCTCGACATGGTGCAGCGGTTGCGGCTCGAACGGGGCCTGTACCGATTCGACGACCTCGCCCTGGAATATCAACTGACCCGGCCCGGTCCGGGCCGGGAACAGCTGTGCACGCTGCTCGACCCGCTGGACGCGCACCCCGAACTGCTCGGCACCCTGCACCTGCACATCAGCAACAACCTCAATCGCCAGCGCACCGCCCACGCGCTGCATGTGCACACCAACACCGTCGACTACCGGCTCAAACGCATTGCCGCGATCACCGGATTCGATCCGAGTCAGGCCAGCGGATTGTGGTATCTGCGCTCCGCGCTCGTCGCACGCAGCTATCGCGACCAGCCGGATACCGCGAAACCGGTCCCGCACCGCTAG
- a CDS encoding TetR/AcrR family transcriptional regulator, which translates to MPSKASGQRRRPAQERAKATREHILDTAAALFGERGIANTSTNRIAAEAGVSIGTVYRYFSDRGVIVEELLRRLLENIEQRFTQQIFGLSDRSTLEMVTGILEVLAEELAAQARLVRALVEGVQFYSSGIPEFEPRLRLLVKVMVIQLLGPGDDHEYDVMTFVLINTCFAAVLRSAALEVDAQARQEAIRMTARMIAAWTDAERAQAA; encoded by the coding sequence ATGCCGTCGAAAGCTTCGGGTCAGCGGCGTCGTCCCGCCCAGGAACGCGCGAAGGCAACCCGGGAGCACATTCTGGATACCGCGGCGGCGCTGTTCGGCGAACGCGGTATCGCCAACACCTCGACCAACCGCATCGCGGCCGAAGCCGGGGTCAGCATCGGCACCGTCTACCGCTACTTTTCCGACCGCGGCGTCATCGTCGAGGAGTTGCTGCGGCGGCTGCTGGAAAACATCGAACAACGGTTCACCCAGCAGATTTTCGGCCTTTCGGATCGGTCGACGCTGGAGATGGTGACCGGCATTCTCGAAGTGCTCGCCGAGGAACTGGCGGCCCAGGCCCGGCTGGTGCGCGCGCTGGTCGAGGGCGTGCAGTTCTACAGCAGCGGCATCCCCGAATTCGAGCCGCGGCTACGGCTGCTGGTCAAGGTGATGGTGATCCAGTTGCTCGGTCCAGGCGACGATCACGAGTACGACGTAATGACCTTTGTCCTGATCAACACCTGTTTCGCGGCGGTGCTGCGGTCCGCGGCACTGGAGGTCGACGCCCAGGCGCGCCAGGAGGCCATCCGGATGACGGCGCGCATGATCGCGGCCTGGACCGACGCGGAGCGCGCGCAAGCCGCGTGA
- a CDS encoding ABC1 kinase family protein, whose protein sequence is MTGRVPKSRLARGGRIGAMVAGQAIRGVGTRLSMIGRPEQARELLAERSTLQAAQQLVTVLGGLKGAAMKVGQMLSVLDVDLMPESHREMFRVKLAELRDQAPEVPFAGMRKVIEDDLGPLTRVFADFDETAIAAASIGQVYRARLRDGREVAVKVKYPGVDDAVEADMRNLAMFSRLWKSVLPSAADNEVLDEISRSIGSELDYEREARTQHRIAERYRGHPFSTVPDAIEELCRPHVLVTEYIAGQSFKEIRKLPAADRDRIGELVYRFYVGSMFSDYEFCGDPHPGNILFADDGRVGFVDFGLYSHMEPEHVELERECLLAAGEYRAQDLYDAWVGRGILDPESEVSEQEVLDYVWAAAGWHLLDEEITITPELATGAVIMAVDPRAAEFKGMRTQRLPPEHVFSRRTDLFTFAALGQLHTTNNWHRIAREWLYREPPSTEIGRAVAAWQQARH, encoded by the coding sequence ATGACCGGGCGAGTACCGAAGAGCAGGCTGGCGCGCGGCGGCAGGATCGGCGCGATGGTGGCGGGCCAGGCGATTCGCGGCGTCGGAACACGCCTGTCGATGATCGGACGCCCGGAGCAGGCGCGCGAGCTGCTGGCCGAGCGATCCACGTTGCAGGCCGCACAACAGCTGGTCACCGTACTCGGCGGCCTCAAGGGCGCGGCGATGAAAGTCGGGCAGATGCTGTCGGTGCTCGACGTCGACCTGATGCCGGAATCGCACCGGGAGATGTTCCGGGTCAAGCTCGCCGAGCTCCGGGACCAAGCGCCGGAGGTGCCGTTCGCGGGGATGCGCAAGGTGATCGAGGATGATCTGGGCCCCTTGACACGGGTGTTCGCGGATTTCGACGAGACCGCGATCGCCGCGGCCTCGATCGGCCAGGTCTATCGGGCGCGGCTGCGCGACGGCCGCGAGGTCGCGGTGAAGGTGAAGTATCCGGGCGTCGACGACGCCGTCGAGGCGGACATGCGCAATCTGGCGATGTTCAGCCGATTATGGAAGTCGGTGCTGCCCAGCGCGGCCGACAACGAGGTGCTCGACGAGATCTCCCGCAGTATCGGCAGCGAACTCGACTACGAGCGCGAAGCCCGGACCCAGCATCGCATCGCCGAGCGCTACCGCGGCCATCCGTTCAGCACGGTCCCGGACGCGATCGAGGAACTGTGCCGTCCGCACGTGCTGGTGACGGAATACATCGCGGGACAGTCTTTCAAGGAGATCCGGAAGCTACCGGCCGCTGACCGGGACCGGATCGGGGAACTGGTGTACCGCTTCTATGTCGGGTCGATGTTCTCCGACTACGAATTCTGTGGCGACCCGCATCCCGGCAATATCCTGTTCGCCGATGACGGCCGGGTCGGCTTCGTGGATTTCGGGCTCTACAGCCACATGGAACCCGAGCACGTCGAACTCGAGCGTGAATGTCTGCTCGCCGCAGGCGAATACCGCGCCCAGGACCTGTACGACGCCTGGGTCGGGCGCGGCATCCTCGACCCGGAATCCGAGGTCTCCGAACAGGAAGTCCTGGACTACGTGTGGGCCGCGGCGGGCTGGCACCTGCTCGACGAGGAGATCACCATCACCCCCGAACTCGCCACCGGAGCGGTGATCATGGCCGTGGATCCGCGGGCGGCCGAGTTCAAAGGCATGCGCACCCAACGCCTTCCACCCGAGCACGTCTTCTCGCGCCGCACGGACCTGTTCACCTTCGCCGCCCTCGGCCAGCTGCACACCACCAACAACTGGCACCGCATCGCCCGCGAATGGCTGTACCGGGAACCGCCGTCCACCGAGATCGGGCGCGCGGTGGCCGCGTGGCAGCAGGCACGGCACTGA
- a CDS encoding multicopper oxidase family protein yields MTFSRRGFLAGLAATPIVLGTGCALGRSDAPVPGPRPLPIPPLADSTVDADGVRRFRLTMAPGAAEILPGKHTPTWGVNGPHLGPTLRARRGEAVAIEVRNDLPEPSTLHWHGMRVPARMDGGPHQTIAPGGTWAPSWTIDQPAASLWYHPHPHGGTEKHVYRGLSGFFLVDDDAADRLDLPKDYGVDDIPLVIQDRRFTADGALDEAAPTDIGLLGDTVITNGIAGAYLRARTSRIRLRLLNGFSGRLYHLGFADNRQFQVIGTDGGLLPKPLSLNRIQLSPGERAEIVVPIRAGDTVMLRALPIENRGDIDVAEAREFGFDDSFDILELRGTTSVADAAAVPDALIPGAAIPTAAAVAHRRFDLQWFQINHARMDMNRIDFTVAAGSTEVWTVRNADNWPHNFHVHDVQFRITDIDGAAPPPVLAGWKDTVYTRPGSTYTLVMRFSEHTDPTYPYMYHCHLLLHEDRGMMGQFLVLGPGQQPVPMPMSHGGHG; encoded by the coding sequence ATGACTTTTTCGCGAAGGGGGTTTCTGGCCGGGCTCGCGGCCACGCCGATCGTCCTCGGCACCGGCTGCGCCCTCGGCCGCTCGGACGCTCCCGTGCCGGGACCGCGGCCGCTACCGATCCCACCGCTGGCCGACTCGACCGTCGACGCGGACGGTGTGCGCCGGTTCCGGCTCACGATGGCACCGGGCGCGGCCGAAATCCTGCCCGGCAAGCACACGCCCACATGGGGCGTGAACGGGCCGCACCTCGGCCCGACGCTCCGCGCCCGGCGCGGCGAGGCGGTCGCGATCGAGGTGCGCAACGACCTGCCCGAACCGAGCACGCTGCACTGGCACGGTATGCGGGTGCCCGCCCGGATGGACGGCGGGCCGCATCAGACGATCGCCCCCGGCGGCACCTGGGCCCCCTCGTGGACCATCGATCAACCGGCGGCCAGCCTGTGGTACCACCCGCATCCACACGGCGGCACCGAGAAACACGTCTATCGCGGCTTGTCCGGATTCTTCCTGGTCGACGACGACGCCGCGGACCGACTCGATCTGCCGAAAGACTATGGGGTGGACGATATCCCGCTGGTCATCCAGGACCGGCGATTCACCGCGGACGGTGCCCTCGACGAAGCCGCCCCGACCGATATCGGCCTGCTCGGCGACACCGTCATCACGAACGGCATTGCGGGGGCTTATCTTCGGGCACGCACGTCCCGAATCCGGTTGCGCCTGCTCAATGGATTCTCGGGACGGCTCTACCACCTAGGCTTCGCCGACAACCGGCAATTCCAGGTCATCGGCACCGATGGAGGATTGCTACCGAAGCCGTTATCGCTCAACCGGATTCAGCTCAGCCCGGGTGAGCGAGCCGAGATCGTGGTGCCGATCCGGGCCGGTGACACAGTCATGCTGCGGGCGCTGCCGATCGAGAATCGTGGCGACATCGACGTCGCCGAAGCTCGCGAGTTCGGCTTCGACGACAGCTTCGACATTCTGGAGTTACGCGGCACTACGTCGGTCGCCGACGCCGCCGCCGTGCCGGACGCGCTGATCCCCGGTGCGGCGATTCCGACCGCGGCCGCGGTCGCCCACCGACGCTTCGACCTGCAATGGTTCCAGATCAACCACGCCCGGATGGACATGAACCGCATCGACTTCACCGTCGCGGCCGGCAGCACGGAGGTATGGACCGTACGCAATGCCGACAACTGGCCGCACAACTTCCACGTGCACGACGTCCAGTTCCGGATCACCGACATCGACGGCGCGGCACCGCCACCGGTACTCGCCGGTTGGAAGGACACCGTCTACACCAGACCCGGCTCCACCTACACCCTGGTCATGCGGTTCTCCGAGCACACCGACCCGACCTATCCCTACATGTATCACTGCCACCTGCTGCTGCACGAAGATCGCGGCATGATGGGCCAGTTCCTCGTGCTCGGGCCTGGTCAGCAACCCGTTCCGATGCCGATGTCCCACGGCGGGCACGGATGA
- a CDS encoding sensor histidine kinase, translated as MTETVPRRDQWLLLRCVPLALVPLLLLASTFPGQYRVPMSYWLLSMTAAALLVLGVRWPLAVSVALSALAIPMFLADAWGLSGLVPYLGAVALTDAVMRTHHRGAVALAAACWAASLLIGLWFDHMPFWRAATAVETVAYAGLPLLLGLYLRAQRDLAEKFRLEALAAEARRAEAESHTRAAERSALARELHDLVAHHMASIVLRVEVARHVLADPDPRVSSVLDDVHGAAADSLADIRRLLVALRDPDLGAVALVESETLGREVAAAVERARAAGFVIDADLLADPSGLDAVGRLTLLRIVQESLTNVMKHADRALPVAVTVARGDGGITVRIGSGGRGVPPNPLGHGIIGIRERVDIAGGLVQAGPAPDGWIVEAWLPATATRELTPR; from the coding sequence GTGACCGAAACCGTCCCGCGCCGTGACCAGTGGCTGCTGCTGCGCTGCGTCCCCCTGGCGTTGGTCCCGCTGCTCCTGCTCGCGAGCACCTTCCCCGGCCAATACCGGGTGCCGATGAGTTACTGGCTGCTCTCGATGACGGCGGCGGCGCTGCTCGTGCTCGGCGTCCGGTGGCCGCTCGCGGTCTCGGTGGCGCTGTCCGCGCTGGCGATACCGATGTTCCTGGCCGACGCGTGGGGATTGTCGGGTCTGGTGCCCTACCTCGGTGCCGTCGCGCTCACCGACGCGGTGATGCGCACCCACCATCGCGGCGCGGTGGCGCTGGCCGCGGCGTGCTGGGCCGCTTCGCTGCTGATCGGACTCTGGTTCGACCACATGCCGTTCTGGCGCGCGGCGACCGCCGTCGAGACCGTCGCCTATGCCGGACTGCCGCTGCTGCTGGGGTTGTATCTGCGCGCCCAGCGCGATCTGGCCGAGAAGTTTCGCCTGGAGGCCCTTGCCGCCGAAGCGCGCCGGGCGGAGGCGGAATCGCACACCCGCGCCGCCGAACGCAGCGCGCTGGCCCGGGAGCTGCACGATCTGGTGGCGCACCACATGGCCTCGATCGTGTTGCGGGTGGAGGTGGCCCGGCACGTGCTGGCCGATCCCGATCCCCGCGTGAGCTCGGTGCTCGACGATGTCCACGGGGCGGCCGCGGATTCGCTGGCCGACATCCGGCGGCTGCTGGTGGCGTTGCGCGATCCCGACCTCGGCGCGGTCGCGCTGGTGGAGTCCGAGACGCTGGGTCGTGAGGTCGCCGCGGCGGTGGAGCGGGCACGGGCCGCGGGGTTCGTCATCGACGCGGACCTCCTCGCCGACCCGTCCGGGCTCGACGCGGTCGGGCGGCTGACGCTGCTGCGGATCGTGCAGGAGTCACTCACCAACGTGATGAAGCACGCCGACCGTGCGCTACCGGTCGCGGTGACGGTGGCGCGCGGCGACGGCGGCATCACGGTGCGGATCGGCAGCGGCGGTCGCGGCGTGCCGCCGAACCCCTTGGGGCACGGCATCATCGGGATTCGCGAGCGCGTCGATATCGCGGGCGGTCTGGTCCAAGCGGGCCCGGCGCCGGACGGCTGGATCGTCGAAGCCTGGTTGCCCGCGACCGCCACCCGGGAGTTGACGCCGCGATGA
- a CDS encoding response regulator, with amino-acid sequence MITVLLVDDQRLIRTGLRMLLESTADMRVVGEAADGVEAVRLCAESAPALILMDLRMPGMDGVAATRQIVGSGSAAKVLVLTTFDDDEHLYPALAAGAAGFLVKDTAAADLLSAIRRTIDGDMPFSPALVPRLVGRALAGTPEAAPDTVAITPREREVLALVGTGASNQEIADRLHLGVTTVKTHVANLMDKTGCDNRVRLAVYAHRRGADTG; translated from the coding sequence ATGATCACGGTGCTGCTGGTCGACGATCAACGCCTGATCCGCACCGGCCTGCGGATGCTGCTCGAATCCACCGCCGATATGCGGGTCGTCGGGGAGGCCGCCGACGGTGTCGAGGCGGTGCGGCTGTGCGCGGAATCGGCTCCCGCTCTGATCCTGATGGATCTGCGGATGCCCGGTATGGACGGCGTGGCGGCGACTCGCCAGATAGTCGGATCAGGTTCCGCGGCAAAGGTATTGGTGCTGACCACCTTCGACGACGACGAGCACCTCTATCCCGCGCTGGCCGCGGGCGCGGCGGGCTTCCTGGTCAAGGACACCGCCGCCGCCGACCTGCTCAGCGCCATCCGGCGCACCATCGACGGCGACATGCCCTTCTCGCCCGCGCTGGTGCCCAGACTCGTCGGCCGCGCCCTGGCCGGCACGCCGGAAGCCGCACCCGACACTGTCGCGATCACTCCCCGCGAGCGGGAGGTGCTCGCCCTGGTCGGCACGGGCGCGAGCAATCAGGAGATCGCCGACCGCCTGCACCTGGGCGTCACCACCGTGAAGACCCACGTGGCCAACCTGATGGACAAAACCGGCTGTGACAACCGGGTCCGCCTGGCGGTCTACGCACACCGCCGCGGCGCGGACACCGGCTAG